The Electrophorus electricus isolate fEleEle1 chromosome 4, fEleEle1.pri, whole genome shotgun sequence region ACGCACTGCGGGTGATGAATGCGCTGCATACCCTGGTGGAGAATGCTCACGACGCCGAGAAAACGGCCGCTGTGCTCAGAACAGTGGCCAAGTCCCACGCCCTCCGACACAGGGTAGAGCCTACCTACttcagagtgagtgacacacacacacacacacacacacacacacacacacacacacacacagggtagggCCTACCTACttcagagtgagtgacacacacacacacacacacacacacacacacacacagggtagggCCTACCTACttcagagtgagtgacacacacacacacacacacacacacagggtagaGCCTACCTACttcagagtgagtgacacacacacacacacacacacacacacagggtagggCCTACCTACttcagagtgagtgacacacacacacacacacacacacacacacagggtagaGCCTACCTACttcagagtgagtgacacacacacacacacacacacacacacacagggtagggCCTACCTACttcagagtgagtgacacacacacacacacacacacagggtagaGCCTACCTACttcagagtgagtgacacacacacacacacacacacacacagggtagggCCTACCTACttcagagtgagtgacacacacacacacacacacacacacagggtagaGCCTACCTACttcagagtgagtgacacacacacacacacacacacagggtagggCCTACCTACttcagagtgagtgacacacacacacacacacacacacagggtagggCCTACCTACttcagagtgagtgacacacacacacacacacagggtagggCCTACCTACttcagagtgagtgacacacacacacacacacacacacagggtagggCCTACCTACttcagagtgagtgacacacacacacacacacagggtagggCCTACCTACttcagagtgagtgacacacacacacacacacagggtagggCCTACCTACttcagagtgagtgacacacacacacacacacagggtagggCCTACCTACttcagagtgagtgacacacacacacacacacacacacagggtagggCCTACCTACttcagagtgagtgacacacacacacacacacacacacacagggtagaGCCTACCTACttcagagtgagtgacacacacacacacacacacacagggtagggCCTACCTACttcagagtgagtgacacacacacacacacagggtagggCCTACCTACttcagagtgagtgacacacacacacacacacacagggtagggCCTACCTACttcagagtgagtgacacacacacacacacacacacacacacacagggtagggCCTACCTACttcagagtgagtgacacacacacacacacacacagggtagggCCTACCTACttcagagtgagtgacacacacacacacacacacacacagggtagggCCTACCTACttcagagtgagtgacacacacacacacacacaggagacagcCTACATACTTCAGactgagtgacacacacacacacacacacgtacacacacacacacacacacacacacacacacacacacacacacacacacacaggacagagcCTATATACTTTAAAGTGAGTTACATACActctaacacactcacacacgcacaatcgcatgcacacacacacactcacatgcacacacacctacacagtgTAGAGCCTATATACTTCAGAGTGagtgatgcacacacatgcatgtatacacacacatacacacacacacacacacacacacacacacacacacacacacacacacacaaagaaacctCAACAGGGAGGAGGGTTTTAATGTTGTGAGATCAGAGATTAGATCAGAGGTTATTACTGCAGCTATCCACCATCTGCCAGACTTAGACCCacaactactgctgctggtcACCTACTTTCACATCAACAGTGCAACACACTGACTGAGTCTGCCAAGCACTGCTTCAACTGAATGTTTATTTAAGACAATATATTGCAAATCTGATCTTTTTTCAAGAGAGAAGTCTCCATTTCTGTGGACACCTGTGTCATTCTCTGGTCTGTGTTTGACTCCTGTCTCATTCTCTGGTCTGTGTTTGACTCCTGTTTCATTCTCTGGTCTGTGTTTGACTCCTGTGTCATTCTCTGGTCTGTAATTGACTCCTGTCTCATTCTCTGGTCTGTGTTTGACTCCTGTCTCATTCTCTGGTCTGTGTTTGACTCCTGTCTCATTCTCTGGTCTGTGTTTGACGCCTGTGTCATTCTCTGGTCTGTAATTGACTCCTGTCTCATTCTCTGGTCTGTGTTTGACTCCTGTCTCCTTCTCTGGTCTGTGTTTGACTCCTGTCTCATTCTCTGGTCTGTGTTTGACTCCTGTGTCATTCTCTCTTCTTGTTGACTCCTGTGTCGTTGACTTTCTGGTCTTGTCATTCTCCGTTTCTCCTATAGATCCTTGCTGGAGTTATTCAGGAAGTGCTGGGGGAAGCTTTCCCAGAAGCCTTTGATGCAGAGGCGCAAGGGGCATGGTCTAAACTGCTGGGCGTGGTCTACTGGCACATCACGAAGGTCTACGGTGAGATCAGCTGGGCTTCCCTCGACAATACAGcagagtgaagagagagcaaacacacaagTAGCTTCTACTGGCCTGTTCCACATTAGTGACTTGGATGTTTCTGTGTTGCATGGTGGTCAGTAGGTAGTTAGCTTGGCTGAGACTACAGAGGAAAACATCTACCAGCATCTGTAAGGACTCAGAGAACATATGAACAACACACAAGGAACATTTATGCAATTTATCCAATCCAATTTATCAAATCCATTTATCCAATCCAATTTATCCAACACATGTTCCAATATAACACATGGGTAGCATTTATACAGGATCAAACACAGGGaatgtatatacaaaataatacacagGGAgcatactgtatatacagtgtaacacacagggAACATATATACAATGTAACACACAGGGAACATATATACATTTCCTGGCCAAAAagaaaggtcacacactctaatatttcgcttgaccacctttagctttgattacggcacacatttgctgtggcatcttTTCCACAAGATTCTGCAATGtgacaacatttatttctgtccaaagttacagtatatatactgtgtaacACACAGGGAAGATGTATATAAtgtaacacacaggtaacatacactgcctggccaaaaaaaggtcaccacctggatttaactaagcaaataggtaagagcctcccattggataattactgcatgggtgattgtgtttcagctggcaacaagttattgaaccctaactgatgcagtgagtagcttctcatttgttaaacaaccatgtcaaaagacacatcctgtggtcatgataaagatgttaatctgtttcagaagggtcaaattattggcatgcatcaagcagagaaagcatctaaggagattgctgaaactactaaaatcaagTTAAGAACTgcccaatgcattattaaaaagtggaaggacagtggagaaacatcatcttcaaggaaggaatgtggtcagaaaaaaatcttgaatgatcgtgatcggcgatcacttaaacatgtggtgaaatcaaattgtagaaaaacaacagtagaactcagggatatgtttaatagtgaaagtaagagcatttccacacgcacaatgtgaagggaactctaTGCAAATGCAactgggactaaacagctgtgtagccttaagaaaaccacttgtcagtgaggctaaccagcaacaAGTGGCTTCAATTTACTAGGGAGCATGAAGATTGCACAGGAAACATATatacagtgtaacacacaggaaacatgtataaaatgtatatacagtgtaacacacagagaacatatatataatgtaacacacagggaacatatatatatatatatatatatatatatatatatatatatatatatatatatatatatatatatatatatttatagtatattttagttttctgtgtttgtttcttttatcctcactttttgttttgtatttgaaaCGGTCGCTACTTGGTCATGCAATATAAACCATATGTCTATAGGCTAGTGTTATAGGCAGACTGTTGTTACTGTTGCTTAGCAACACTACATTTGTTGAGGACCATGGAAGGAATTCCAACcattaaaacatataaaacattttgggCTTCGTTTCATTATTTTGCGACTTCATTTTGTAGAACTGTTGtgtaaatgcagtgtgttaTTGCGAATAACCTCACGGACGTTTAGCAATCTTCCCCTCCTGCCTTACCCTCACGGGTGCTCCCGAGGATTCAGCGTGTCTGCATGATCAGTATTATGACCTTCCATGACCTCACCCACCAGATCACCACTTCCTGCTGCTGACACAGCAGGGCAGGGGATTGTGGGATTACTCTCCATGGCCTTTTTATAGACTACCGAAGAGATCTTAGTCGCATGGCTAAATTCCCTGTTTGGTTCCTGGAGTTCCTTATTGCGCTCCCTGTCCTATAACacccatttaaacacattgctCAGATGATAAGACAAGTCAGACATTCtaataatgtgtaaaaatatttaaatatgcagaGGGGCAGGAGTGGAAAACACAGCACTAAACAACCTGGTTCTAAATGAAGAGAAATCTCAGGATACCACTATAAAACCGTTAAAGTTTTCAGTGTGGTGTCTGACTCAAATCATCTTCTGGCAAGACAGGCCTGTTCCCCTGTGAGCAACATTTCAGTCACTCAGCAAACAAGTCATAGAAACTGATGTCTGTGTTCATACCAGGCCCTGAGTGTTAATGGCTGTTACAACTGAAGGTCAAGTGTTCTGCCCTGTTatttcccaaacacacacaggacagacctCACATACATGCTTAGGTTGCACTGAGCCACTCAGCATTCacagctgctgtgctgtttctgaGTCCAGCAAGAGCTTTCACCGGGAGTGGGAGTACAAGGCCCTTACGATATCACGTTTTTTGACAACAAGACCTTGGGTTCACTAATCTGTTCTAATCTCTTCACTGTTAAATTCTTTCAAAGTTAAtataaggaaaataaataaatgaccagGACACTGGAtgtgtgggcagtgtgtgtgtgaagtgtatgTTTAGGGTGTGTGGCGTGTGGGTGAGGGATGTgagtgggatgtgtgtgtggggtgtgtggtgttgggtTTTTGTCAGTGCCACAGCGGAGCCACAACTACAGCTCTTGTCGTGTCACTCAGCCATTGTGACGTCCTTTGTGATGTCACTCGGCCCTTGTGATGTCACTCGACATGCACCCCGATCAGCTTCAGTCCTCGTTATCTCTAATCCCCAAAGATAATCTCCATCACGCACCAGCCAGGGTGGCGGGCTGAGAGTGATGTGCTTTGTGGGTGATTTCatatgtgagacagagagagagaaagaacaccaCCTGTCTCTATgcacccttctctctccttcactctctgcctgtatatctctctcactgtctggagggtgtgtgtgtgtgtgtgtgtgtgtgtgtgtgtgtgtgtgtgtgtaagattctAGAAGGGCACAACTGAGTGCTCTCACTGGACTGGGCTCTAATGGGACAACGGCAGCCATGTGCACCACAGTGATGGTCCTCAGCACCCTGGTCCTGTTGCTACGACGACACTTCTGCAACAGGGTGTGCCCGTGAGTTCACCTAGACCTCTTCttcatctcctcttcctcttcctcatttgCCTTGTAGTTCTGCTTTACAGCAAGCAAGAAGGCAGATCTGGGCTTGAATGATAGGACATTGTTTaccaaactctagcacttattgtttatagcacttatcattgtttaagatagagcttatgtattttgtacttctaggtatcagcattgatgcCTGTATTCCACAGTATTCTatttcattggtatgtttgattctaacctactgtactatactacgatgtattctatgagtaaatgataaagaaCTTTTggaagtcgctctggataagagtgtctgctaaatgccgtaaatataaacataaactatgtgtatgtgtatttttcacATACCAGGGCTCATATATATTGTCCACACCAGAAGCAGGAAGTTCTTCTAATTTTGCAAGACTTTGGAATTTGAAAGATAAACTGTTTTTATATGAGGGTGTCACATTTTTCACAGTGTTGAAATGTTTAGTTGTTCCTTGGCAGTTTCACTCCAAGCTTTGCTGATAAGCTTAAGATAGCAGGTAGAATTAGACAGTGAACTCCTCTGTGTGATGCAAATCCATGTcagaatgtttacttttttgaaACTGAACTTTTGAACCTCTGAATTGACCATTGCAGCAAAGAAGCTGACCTGGGGTCAGTCCTGTGAGATCATGAGTTTTACTCTGAAGAAGCTGACCTGGGGTCAGTACTGTGAGACCATGAGTATTACTCTGAAGAAGCTGACCTGGGGTCAGTCCTGTGAGATCATGAGTTTTACTCTGAAGAAGCTGACCTGGGGTCAGTCCTGTGAGACCATGAGTATTACTCTGAACAAGCTGACCTGGGGTCAGTCCTGTGAGATCAAGAGTTTTACTCTGAAGAAGCTGACCTGGGGTCAGTCCTGTGAGACCATGAGGTTTACTCTGAAGAAGCTGACCTGGGGTCAGTCCTGTGAGACCATGAGTATTACTTTGAAGAAGCTGACCTGGGGTCAGTCCTGTGAGACCATGAGTATTACTCTGAAGAATCTGACCTGGGGTCAGTCCTGTGACCCAACCAGCATGCTAAACATAAATGTGTTCAAGATTTGCTCCTGCTTTCCCCTTGGAAAATGATCAGACAGTGGGAAGAGTTCTCGTCTACCTCAGATCAcgtgtgttgtatgtgtacCCTGTTTGACAAGTAAACAGAACACATAAGAAACTACAAGTTCAGTACAAAATGAGATAGTTCAGAATGAGAGTTCTTCAGTGATGTGCCCAACATGTGAATGGGGCATGTTTGCAAGTGAAGAATGTGAAGAATGATGTAGTGTGGATGGTAGTATGAGGTAGTAT contains the following coding sequences:
- the LOC113567676 gene encoding cytoglobin-2-like; its protein translation is MMEASREDEEQLERPGTLTETEIATIQHTWAKVYGRKEDVGVAVLIRLFTSFPLAKQYFSQFRHMQDPGEMRASVQLRQHALRVMNALHTLVENAHDAEKTAAVLRTVAKSHALRHRVEPTYFRILAGVIQEVLGEAFPEAFDAEAQGAWSKLLGVVYWHITKVYGEISWASLDNTAE